From a region of the Erythrobacter neustonensis genome:
- a CDS encoding acyl-CoA dehydrogenase C-terminal domain-containing protein: MPTYTAPTRDTRFVVNEVLDLASYGNLPGFENATPDMIDTVINEAGKFCAEVLAPINQAGDEHGCKRHDDGSVTTPPGFKEAYQSYVESGWGTLGQPVEFGGQGLPHVLSFALEEFSGTANQAFAMYPGLTAGAISAIIAKGSEEQKAAYLPKMISGEWSGTMNLTEPHCGTDLGMIRTKAVPNGDGTYAITGTKIFISAGEHDLTSNIIHLVLAKTPDAPDNVKGISLFIVPKFVLDADGNPGERNGVTCGSIEKKMGIHGNATCLLNYDGATGYMVGEENKGLAAMFIMMNAARLGVGIQGYAQAEVAYQNAVSYALDRRQGRALTGPADPAAKADPIFVHPDVRRMLMDAKVFTEAMRALCLWGALQVDLTHKAQTAEEREMADLLIGLMTPVIKGYGTDKGYDIATNMQQVFGGHGYVKEWGMEQFVRDSRIAMIYEGANGVQAMDLCGRKLAAGGGKAIQAFFAMIDEEIASAKQDETLKALAERLEKALGEQKAATMWFMQNAMANPNHLGAGAHHYMHIMGVVTLGFFWLKMAKVAQAKLAQGTDDIAFYEAKLVSANYYAERFLPDAGALRRKLEAGSDNMMKLPAEAFATAA; encoded by the coding sequence TTGCCGACCTATACCGCACCCACCCGCGACACGCGTTTTGTCGTCAATGAAGTGCTCGATCTTGCCAGCTATGGCAATTTGCCGGGCTTCGAAAATGCCACGCCGGATATGATCGACACGGTCATCAATGAAGCGGGCAAGTTCTGTGCCGAGGTGCTCGCGCCGATCAATCAGGCGGGTGACGAACATGGTTGCAAGCGTCACGATGACGGCAGCGTCACGACCCCTCCGGGTTTCAAGGAAGCCTATCAGTCCTATGTCGAAAGCGGCTGGGGCACACTGGGTCAGCCGGTGGAATTCGGCGGGCAGGGGCTACCGCATGTGCTGAGCTTCGCGCTCGAGGAATTCAGCGGCACCGCCAATCAGGCTTTCGCGATGTATCCCGGCCTTACCGCCGGCGCGATCTCGGCGATCATCGCCAAGGGCAGCGAAGAGCAGAAGGCAGCCTATCTGCCCAAGATGATCTCGGGTGAATGGTCGGGCACGATGAACCTGACCGAGCCGCATTGCGGCACCGATCTGGGCATGATCCGCACCAAGGCCGTGCCCAATGGCGACGGCACTTACGCGATTACCGGGACCAAGATCTTCATCTCTGCCGGTGAGCATGACCTTACCAGCAATATCATCCATCTGGTGCTAGCCAAGACGCCCGATGCGCCCGACAACGTCAAGGGTATCTCGCTGTTCATCGTGCCCAAGTTCGTGCTCGATGCCGATGGCAATCCGGGGGAGCGCAACGGCGTGACCTGCGGCTCGATCGAGAAGAAGATGGGCATCCACGGCAACGCGACCTGCCTGCTGAACTATGATGGCGCGACCGGATACATGGTGGGCGAGGAGAACAAGGGTCTTGCCGCGATGTTCATCATGATGAACGCGGCGCGCCTTGGCGTCGGCATCCAGGGCTATGCCCAGGCTGAGGTCGCCTATCAGAACGCGGTGAGCTATGCGCTCGATCGCCGTCAGGGCCGCGCGCTGACCGGCCCTGCCGATCCTGCGGCAAAGGCCGATCCGATCTTCGTCCACCCCGACGTGCGCCGTATGCTGATGGACGCCAAGGTCTTCACCGAGGCCATGCGCGCTCTGTGCCTGTGGGGCGCTTTGCAGGTCGATCTGACCCACAAGGCGCAGACCGCCGAAGAACGCGAAATGGCCGATCTGCTGATCGGCCTGATGACCCCGGTGATCAAGGGCTATGGCACCGACAAGGGCTATGACATTGCCACCAACATGCAGCAGGTCTTCGGCGGCCACGGCTACGTCAAGGAATGGGGCATGGAACAGTTCGTGCGCGATAGCCGGATCGCGATGATCTATGAGGGCGCCAACGGCGTGCAGGCGATGGACCTTTGCGGTCGCAAGCTGGCAGCCGGCGGGGGCAAGGCGATCCAGGCGTTCTTCGCGATGATCGATGAAGAAATCGCTTCGGCCAAGCAGGACGAAACCCTGAAAGCCCTTGCCGAACGCCTCGAAAAGGCATTGGGCGAGCAGAAGGCGGCGACCATGTGGTTCATGCAGAACGCGATGGCCAACCCCAATCACCTGGGGGCCGGCGCGCATCATTACATGCACATTATGGGCGTGGTGACGCTCGGCTTCTTCTGGCTCAAGATGGCCAAGGTCGCGCAGGCCAAGCTTGCGCAAGGCACCGACGATATCGCATTCTACGAGGCCAAGCTCGTTTCGGCCAACTATTATGCCGAACGGTTCCTGCCCGATGCTGGCGCGCTTAGGCGCAAACTGGAAGCAGGCAGCGACAATATGATGAAGCTTCCTGCCGAGGCTTTTGCCACCGCTGCGTAA
- the cysK gene encoding cysteine synthase A, with translation MKADNILATIGGTPHIRLAKLFPDHEVWVKSERSNPGGSIKDRIALAMVEDAEARGSLKPGGTIVEPTSGNTGIGLAMVAAVKGYRLVLVMPESMSVERRRLMLAYGASFDLTPREKGMKGAIERAMELVAQTPGAWMPSQFDNGANPAVHARTTAQEILADFADTPIDVMVTGVGTGGHLTGCAEELKKHWPQFKAYGVEPALSPVINGGQPGPHPIQGIGAGFIPGNLHTNAIDGAIAVDAEDAKDMARRAAREEGMLVGISSGATLAAIASKLAEWPAGTRVLGFNYDTGERYLSVPDFLPTE, from the coding sequence ATGAAGGCTGACAACATCCTCGCCACGATCGGCGGCACCCCGCATATCCGGCTTGCCAAGCTGTTCCCCGACCATGAAGTCTGGGTGAAGTCGGAACGGTCGAACCCCGGTGGTTCGATCAAGGACCGCATCGCACTGGCGATGGTCGAAGATGCCGAGGCGCGCGGGAGCCTGAAGCCCGGCGGCACGATCGTCGAGCCGACTTCGGGCAACACCGGCATCGGTCTCGCGATGGTCGCTGCGGTCAAGGGGTATCGCCTTGTTCTTGTGATGCCGGAGTCGATGTCGGTCGAGCGTCGCCGGCTGATGCTCGCCTACGGCGCGAGCTTCGATCTCACTCCGCGCGAAAAGGGAATGAAGGGCGCGATCGAACGCGCAATGGAACTGGTGGCGCAAACGCCCGGTGCGTGGATGCCCAGCCAGTTCGACAACGGCGCCAACCCCGCCGTCCACGCACGCACCACCGCGCAGGAAATTCTGGCCGATTTTGCCGATACCCCGATCGATGTGATGGTCACGGGCGTGGGCACCGGCGGCCATCTCACCGGCTGCGCAGAGGAGCTCAAGAAGCACTGGCCCCAATTCAAGGCTTACGGGGTCGAGCCGGCACTGTCGCCGGTGATCAACGGCGGTCAGCCCGGCCCCCACCCGATCCAGGGCATTGGTGCCGGTTTCATTCCCGGGAACCTGCACACCAATGCAATCGACGGTGCGATTGCCGTCGATGCCGAAGATGCCAAGGACATGGCCCGCCGCGCGGCGCGGGAGGAAGGCATGCTTGTCGGAATTTCCTCGGGCGCCACGCTGGCCGCGATTGCATCCAAGCTTGCGGAATGGCCGGCGGGCACACGTGTGCTGGGGTTCAATTACGATACGGGCGAGCGTTACCTCTCGGTCCCCGACTTTCTGCCCACCGAATAG
- a CDS encoding methyl-accepting chemotaxis protein — protein MTIKKRAILLAAILLGLVMAQTAVTAWRDYTRMQNDAAVEKLVAALRNHMVGDMMHDALRGTVYRALYGAAAGEAEQVAEARKDFDDYAGTYRNIMAANRKNAASPKIAQLLETASENVTQYLAASRAIIDAAGRNRAAAEAQFPRFDAEFRKLETSMEAIGIAYEGELAARNQDAQASGWIILVAFALLSLGIILFTIRSVQNVIVERLAAVSGNIQAMAQGNYEVEISGADMRDEIGAIAGAAEVFRKAAHAKAQSDASQRAVVEDLAAGLQNLASRDLGFRLETPFAAEYEALRENFNRTAHELSAVIRDVVSAAGGVSGGSSEIHAASDDLARRNELQAARVEETTAAMDEIAAGVRNTADSAQQAAIAVSNAHIEVTEGSAVLREAQETMGAIEQSACEVGKIISLIEGIAFQTNLLALNAGVEAARAGEAGKGFAVVANEVRELAQRSADAAKEITALINESTQHVERGVVLVGQSGQSFSTILVHVADLNDHISAIAQASAQQAESLHQVGIAAREMDRMTQQNAAMVEQTTAAASGLARQASELNTLVAGFRTGDKAEHWRPRVAAA, from the coding sequence ATGACAATCAAGAAACGGGCAATCCTGTTGGCTGCGATATTGCTTGGCCTTGTCATGGCGCAAACGGCCGTGACGGCGTGGCGTGATTACACCCGGATGCAGAACGATGCCGCAGTCGAGAAGCTGGTCGCCGCGCTGCGCAATCACATGGTGGGCGACATGATGCACGATGCCCTGCGCGGCACGGTGTACCGCGCGCTGTACGGCGCGGCGGCGGGCGAAGCCGAACAGGTCGCCGAGGCGCGGAAGGACTTCGACGATTATGCCGGAACCTATCGCAATATCATGGCGGCAAACCGCAAAAATGCCGCCTCGCCCAAGATCGCCCAACTGCTCGAAACCGCCAGCGAGAATGTGACGCAATACCTGGCTGCGAGCCGGGCAATTATCGATGCCGCAGGAAGAAATCGCGCTGCAGCCGAGGCACAGTTTCCCAGGTTCGACGCGGAATTTCGCAAGCTCGAGACGTCGATGGAGGCGATCGGCATTGCCTATGAAGGCGAACTTGCGGCGCGCAACCAGGATGCGCAGGCCAGCGGGTGGATCATCCTTGTCGCTTTTGCCCTGCTGTCCCTCGGCATCATCCTGTTCACGATCCGCAGCGTGCAGAATGTGATCGTGGAACGACTTGCAGCCGTATCGGGTAATATTCAGGCCATGGCCCAAGGCAATTACGAGGTCGAAATATCGGGGGCCGACATGCGCGACGAGATCGGCGCGATTGCCGGTGCTGCCGAAGTGTTTCGCAAGGCCGCGCACGCAAAAGCGCAATCCGATGCCTCGCAGCGCGCGGTGGTCGAGGATCTTGCAGCAGGTTTGCAAAATCTGGCGAGCCGCGATCTCGGTTTCCGGCTCGAAACGCCGTTCGCTGCCGAATACGAAGCGCTTCGCGAGAATTTCAACCGGACCGCGCACGAATTGTCCGCGGTGATCCGCGATGTCGTCAGCGCAGCGGGCGGTGTCAGCGGCGGATCGAGCGAAATCCACGCCGCATCCGACGATCTTGCCCGCCGCAACGAACTTCAGGCGGCGCGGGTCGAAGAAACCACGGCCGCGATGGACGAAATCGCGGCGGGTGTTCGGAACACGGCCGATAGCGCGCAGCAGGCCGCCATCGCGGTCAGCAACGCGCATATCGAAGTGACCGAGGGGAGTGCGGTGCTGCGCGAAGCTCAGGAAACGATGGGTGCCATCGAGCAATCTGCGTGCGAAGTGGGGAAGATCATCAGCCTTATTGAAGGCATTGCCTTTCAGACCAACCTGCTTGCCCTCAATGCCGGGGTCGAGGCCGCGCGCGCAGGCGAGGCTGGCAAAGGCTTTGCCGTCGTGGCGAACGAAGTGCGCGAATTGGCGCAGCGCAGCGCCGATGCGGCGAAAGAGATCACCGCGCTCATCAACGAGAGCACACAGCATGTCGAACGCGGCGTGGTTTTGGTGGGTCAGAGCGGGCAGTCATTTAGCACCATACTGGTCCACGTGGCCGACCTCAACGACCATATCAGCGCAATCGCGCAGGCCAGTGCGCAGCAGGCCGAAAGTCTCCATCAGGTGGGGATCGCCGCACGCGAGATGGACCGCATGACCCAGCAGAACGCCGCCATGGTCGAACAGACTACGGCTGCGGCAAGCGGTCTTGCCCGTCAAGCCAGCGAGCTCAATACGCTCGTCGCGGGGTTCCGAACGGGTGATAAGGCAGAGCATTGGCGGCCGCGGGTTGCCGCGGCCTGA
- a CDS encoding carbohydrate porin gives MRHPFRAFACQQQRRNLRGPVKIAFAFSALLVPFQGAAAQSDEGEDASDTVTIEGEYVFDLVGVAQGSQAGLRHVDLLTLTGTVDLDRAAGWRGAHIVGELIAGTGGQPNLLAGTLQGINNAEVTANRVKLYQLYLTQELAALPMELRAGFIDLNAHFYATDAAGLLIAPAFGIGSELAATGPNGPAIFPSTALSVMLHAEPVRGTYVAGAIVNAEAGVLGDRHGVSAMFEQGALLIAEAGLVRSGKLALGTWGYTRRQDDVRLADAAGRPLRRRARGGYVLAEMPITRSAALFARAGVSDGDTTPYSGGWQAGLLASSLVKGRPHSQLSLGINQAFLTGKFRSNEADAGIARRSRETGFEVTYADRLAPWLTVQGDAQYVRTTQTSPGARDAIIVGLRLIVSGAAGW, from the coding sequence ATGCGGCATCCTTTTCGCGCATTCGCATGCCAGCAGCAGCGGCGGAACCTGCGTGGTCCGGTGAAGATCGCGTTTGCGTTCTCTGCGCTGCTTGTCCCCTTTCAAGGTGCTGCTGCGCAGAGCGACGAGGGGGAGGATGCGTCCGACACCGTTACGATCGAAGGCGAATATGTCTTCGATCTTGTGGGCGTTGCGCAAGGCTCGCAGGCCGGCTTGCGGCACGTCGATCTGCTGACGCTGACAGGAACCGTCGATCTTGATCGCGCCGCTGGATGGCGCGGCGCGCACATCGTTGGCGAGTTGATTGCGGGAACAGGCGGTCAGCCCAACCTGCTGGCTGGCACCTTGCAGGGCATCAACAATGCTGAAGTTACCGCGAACCGGGTCAAACTCTACCAGCTCTACCTGACGCAGGAACTGGCCGCGCTTCCCATGGAACTGCGCGCCGGCTTTATCGATCTCAACGCCCACTTCTATGCCACCGATGCCGCCGGCCTGCTGATCGCGCCTGCGTTCGGCATCGGGTCCGAACTGGCGGCGACCGGTCCCAACGGTCCGGCGATTTTTCCGTCGACCGCGCTCAGCGTCATGCTCCACGCCGAACCCGTGAGAGGCACCTATGTCGCAGGCGCGATCGTCAATGCCGAAGCCGGCGTGCTCGGCGACCGGCACGGGGTGTCGGCCATGTTCGAACAAGGCGCTCTGCTCATCGCCGAAGCGGGTCTTGTCCGCTCGGGCAAGCTGGCTTTGGGCACCTGGGGCTACACCCGCCGCCAGGACGATGTGCGCCTTGCCGATGCGGCGGGCCGGCCGCTGCGACGCCGCGCACGTGGCGGCTATGTGCTCGCCGAAATGCCGATCACGCGATCCGCCGCCCTGTTCGCGCGCGCCGGTGTCTCCGACGGCGACACCACACCCTATTCCGGCGGCTGGCAGGCGGGACTCCTGGCTTCATCGCTCGTCAAAGGTCGGCCCCACAGCCAACTCTCACTGGGGATCAATCAGGCATTCCTGACCGGCAAATTCCGCAGCAACGAAGCCGATGCCGGCATAGCCCGCCGCTCACGCGAAACCGGGTTCGAGGTAACCTATGCCGATCGCCTCGCCCCATGGCTGACTGTTCAGGGTGATGCCCAATACGTCCGAACCACGCAAACCTCACCCGGCGCGCGCGATGCCATCATCGTCGGGCTTCGGCTGATTGTGAGCGGCGCGGCCGGATGGTGA
- a CDS encoding PilZ domain-containing protein produces the protein MAGGANLSVTDLRRAARHPVDFPAIVEHFSHGDLHLHICNLSAHGFMVDDGAKLTRGDRVILRLPVVGRIEAYVIWTRDARAGFQFERIIRLDDFVAIIDQLQPNPRLRRSR, from the coding sequence GTGGCGGGTGGAGCAAATCTGAGTGTGACAGACCTGCGCCGTGCGGCGCGGCATCCGGTCGATTTCCCGGCAATCGTCGAGCATTTTTCGCACGGCGATCTGCATCTGCATATTTGCAACCTTTCCGCGCACGGCTTCATGGTCGATGATGGCGCAAAGCTCACGCGCGGCGACCGCGTGATCCTGCGGCTGCCCGTCGTCGGGCGGATCGAGGCCTATGTCATCTGGACCCGCGATGCGCGCGCCGGTTTCCAGTTCGAACGCATCATCCGGCTCGACGATTTCGTCGCGATCATCGATCAGTTGCAGCCCAACCCGCGGCTGCGCCGTTCGCGCTGA
- a CDS encoding TspO/MBR family protein — MEIDWTNAAIAAGWAIILGGAGGALTEIGPWYRNLRKPPWQPPDWLFGPAWTTILGLSGWSFYLGLTHAPSAGAQTAVWALFIVNFALHLLWSPLFFKFKRPDWALRENAFLWLSVVSLMVVLPRLIGDSFAGWLNVPYFVWVSFAVVLNWKIDVLNRPFGKAGGA, encoded by the coding sequence ATGGAAATCGACTGGACAAATGCCGCGATTGCCGCCGGGTGGGCGATCATCCTTGGCGGAGCGGGCGGCGCGTTGACCGAAATCGGTCCGTGGTATCGAAACTTGCGCAAGCCGCCGTGGCAACCGCCCGACTGGCTGTTCGGTCCGGCCTGGACGACCATTCTGGGCCTTTCGGGATGGAGCTTCTATCTCGGCCTCACACATGCACCCTCGGCCGGGGCGCAGACCGCTGTGTGGGCGCTTTTCATCGTCAATTTCGCGCTGCACCTGCTGTGGTCGCCGCTGTTCTTCAAATTCAAGCGGCCCGACTGGGCGCTGCGCGAAAACGCGTTTCTGTGGCTGTCGGTGGTCTCGTTGATGGTGGTGCTGCCCCGCCTCATCGGTGACAGTTTCGCAGGCTGGCTCAACGTGCCCTATTTCGTTTGGGTCAGCTTCGCCGTGGTGCTCAACTGGAAGATCGACGTGCTCAACCGCCCGTTCGGCAAGGCGGGCGGCGCCTAG
- the tyrS gene encoding tyrosine--tRNA ligase: MSTYESDLLRTLDERGYIHQMTDAAGLDALAAKQIVPGYIGFDATAPSLHIGSLVQIMMLRRLQQTGHKPIVLMGGGTTRIGDPTGRDESRKMLSDETIEANIRSIFTVFDKLLTFGDGPTDAVMVNNHDWLGQLGYIELLQQVGTHFTVNRMLTFDSVKLRLEREQPMTFLEFNYMILQGYDFRHLSKERGVRLQMGGSDQWGNIVNGMELGRRMDGSDLFGLTTPLLTTASGAKMGKTASGAVWLNEDQLPAYDFWQYWRNVDDADVGKFLRLFTDLPLDEIARLEKLEGAEINAAKVVLANEVTGLVRGTDAAARAEATARETFAGSGAGEDLPSIATGAEGMRLAALLTELGLTASNGEAKRKLAEGAVRLDGEAVSDPALLVLPSDGQTLRLSLGKKRHALVTR; encoded by the coding sequence ATGAGCACCTACGAATCCGATCTCCTGCGCACACTCGACGAGCGCGGCTACATCCACCAGATGACCGACGCGGCCGGGCTCGATGCCCTCGCCGCCAAGCAGATCGTGCCGGGCTATATCGGATTCGATGCCACCGCGCCCTCACTGCATATCGGCAGCCTGGTGCAGATCATGATGCTGCGCCGCTTGCAGCAGACCGGGCACAAGCCGATCGTGCTGATGGGCGGCGGAACGACGCGGATCGGCGATCCGACGGGACGCGACGAAAGCCGCAAGATGCTGTCCGACGAAACGATCGAGGCCAACATCCGCTCGATCTTCACGGTGTTCGACAAGCTCCTGACTTTCGGTGACGGACCGACCGACGCGGTGATGGTGAACAATCACGATTGGCTGGGCCAGCTTGGTTACATCGAACTGCTCCAGCAGGTCGGGACGCATTTCACCGTCAACCGGATGCTGACTTTCGATTCGGTCAAACTGCGGCTCGAACGCGAGCAGCCGATGACCTTCCTCGAATTCAACTACATGATCCTGCAGGGCTATGATTTCCGGCACCTGTCCAAGGAGCGCGGCGTGCGCCTGCAGATGGGCGGCAGCGACCAGTGGGGCAATATCGTCAACGGGATGGAGCTTGGCCGGCGGATGGACGGGTCCGACCTGTTCGGGCTCACCACGCCGCTGCTGACCACCGCCAGCGGCGCGAAGATGGGCAAGACCGCATCGGGGGCAGTCTGGCTTAACGAGGATCAGCTGCCCGCTTACGATTTCTGGCAATATTGGCGCAACGTGGACGATGCCGACGTGGGCAAGTTCCTGCGGCTGTTCACCGACCTTCCGCTCGATGAAATCGCGCGCCTGGAAAAGCTTGAAGGCGCAGAGATCAATGCCGCCAAAGTCGTGCTGGCCAACGAGGTTACGGGTCTTGTGCGCGGCACCGATGCCGCGGCGCGCGCCGAAGCGACCGCCCGCGAAACCTTTGCCGGTTCGGGTGCAGGCGAGGATTTGCCGAGCATCGCGACCGGCGCGGAAGGCATGCGTCTGGCGGCTTTGCTGACCGAGCTCGGGCTGACGGCATCGAATGGCGAGGCCAAGCGCAAGCTGGCCGAAGGCGCAGTCAGGCTCGATGGCGAAGCGGTCAGCGATCCGGCATTGTTGGTGCTCCCCTCCGATGGGCAGACCCTGCGGCTCAGCCTCGGCAAGAAACGTCACGCGCTGGTGACCAGGTAA
- a CDS encoding MFS transporter, whose product MTDSLTTPTSPLQIGDYRRYWLARFMGVFATMSMVVLLGYQLYAVARDDYGMSIGEASFQLGLLGLAQFIPLFVLTPVAGLAADRFDRRHVAAFANGIDGLVAVLLAALTYADALNLPVLFALAAAHGAARVFLGPSMSAIAPNIVPPRLLPRAIALSSIAWQTASVAGPAVGGLVFAAIPWAPHALSAVLLGCGMILILTVRPVRAAQDGPKLKPLKQIAQGMIFVWRERFLLGCITLDLFAVLLAGATALLPVFARDILFVGPEGLGLMRAAPAVGAAAVALWLSFRPLQREVGVKMLWAVAAFGALTVVFALSRSFALSLAILSMMGAVDMISVFIRSSLVQLFTPDDKRGRVSAISGLAISASNELGEMQSGLAAGLLGAVGAVVFGGMGAIVVTLVWAWYFPELRRARSFEPQELKREVST is encoded by the coding sequence GTGACTGACAGCCTTACCACGCCAACATCCCCGCTGCAGATCGGCGATTACCGCCGCTATTGGCTCGCGCGTTTCATGGGCGTGTTTGCCACGATGTCGATGGTGGTGTTGCTGGGCTACCAGCTCTACGCCGTCGCGCGCGACGATTACGGGATGAGCATCGGCGAGGCCTCGTTCCAGCTCGGTCTGCTCGGCCTTGCGCAGTTCATCCCGCTGTTTGTGCTGACGCCCGTGGCAGGGCTTGCCGCCGACCGGTTCGACCGTCGCCATGTTGCAGCCTTTGCCAATGGCATCGATGGTCTTGTCGCGGTGCTGCTTGCGGCGCTGACCTATGCCGATGCTTTGAATTTGCCCGTCCTGTTCGCGCTGGCTGCGGCGCACGGAGCCGCGCGGGTGTTCCTTGGCCCTTCGATGAGCGCGATTGCGCCCAACATCGTGCCCCCTCGACTGCTGCCGCGAGCGATCGCGCTGTCTTCGATCGCGTGGCAGACCGCCAGTGTCGCGGGGCCTGCGGTTGGCGGGCTGGTCTTTGCGGCGATCCCTTGGGCACCGCACGCGCTCTCGGCGGTGCTTCTGGGTTGCGGCATGATCCTGATCCTTACGGTGCGCCCCGTTCGCGCGGCGCAGGACGGGCCAAAGTTGAAGCCGCTCAAACAGATCGCGCAAGGCATGATCTTCGTGTGGCGCGAACGCTTTCTGCTCGGCTGCATCACGCTCGATCTTTTCGCGGTGCTGCTGGCGGGGGCGACAGCGCTGCTGCCAGTGTTTGCGCGCGATATTCTCTTCGTCGGGCCGGAGGGGCTTGGCCTGATGCGCGCAGCACCTGCAGTGGGCGCCGCAGCGGTGGCGCTCTGGCTGTCGTTCCGGCCGTTGCAACGCGAAGTCGGCGTCAAGATGCTCTGGGCAGTAGCGGCATTCGGCGCCTTGACCGTGGTCTTCGCCTTGTCCCGCAGCTTTGCGCTGTCGCTGGCGATCCTTTCGATGATGGGCGCGGTGGACATGATTTCGGTCTTCATCCGCAGCTCGCTCGTCCAGCTGTTCACGCCCGACGACAAGCGTGGCCGGGTTTCTGCCATCTCGGGGCTCGCGATCTCTGCCTCAAATGAACTTGGCGAGATGCAGTCGGGTCTGGCCGCAGGCCTGCTCGGCGCGGTCGGCGCCGTTGTATTTGGCGGCATGGGTGCGATAGTCGTGACATTGGTATGGGCGTGGTATTTCCCCGAATTGCGCCGCGCCCGCAGTTTCGAGCCGCAGGAGCTCAAGAGAGAGGTATCGACATGA
- the hisI gene encoding phosphoribosyl-AMP cyclohydrolase, whose product MPDTTITPEERETGRVFAPKYDASGLLTAVVVNASSGAVLVVAHMNDAALSATIETGKVHFWSRSRGKLWMKGESSGNVLEVVSIAVDCDQDALVIRADPAGPTCHTGAESCFYRLLTAEDGTLGLELIGT is encoded by the coding sequence ATGCCCGATACCACCATCACACCCGAGGAGCGCGAAACCGGCCGTGTCTTTGCGCCCAAGTATGATGCTTCCGGGTTGCTGACGGCAGTCGTGGTGAATGCCAGCAGCGGCGCGGTGCTTGTGGTCGCGCATATGAATGACGCCGCGCTTTCGGCCACCATCGAAACGGGCAAGGTGCACTTCTGGTCGCGTTCGCGCGGCAAGCTATGGATGAAGGGGGAGAGCTCTGGGAATGTGCTCGAGGTTGTCTCGATCGCAGTCGATTGCGACCAGGATGCCTTGGTCATTCGCGCCGATCCTGCGGGGCCCACGTGCCACACGGGCGCGGAAAGTTGCTTCTACCGCCTGCTTACAGCGGAGGACGGAACGCTGGGACTTGAGCTCATAGGTACTTGA
- a CDS encoding ComF family protein has protein sequence MDQVAQLARHFAPLVDFLYPPRCPSCGSGVASQAGLCAECWASLDIPGGPQLLWHPAGELVPIHAATRYNATSRKLVLAYKHGGKIGLSRLMAQLMASHLPPPGQSHRPPLLIPVPLHRWRLWGRGFNQSAVLAQELAKLGRGQAMVGALQRHRRTPSLGGLGAQQRDLALKGAIRLSAGFAARIKARDVVLVDDVLTSGATSRACVAALQAAHPASIAITCFAQVTD, from the coding sequence ATGGATCAGGTAGCTCAGCTTGCCCGGCATTTTGCGCCGCTCGTGGATTTTCTCTACCCGCCGCGCTGCCCTTCCTGCGGGTCGGGAGTGGCCAGTCAGGCAGGGCTCTGCGCCGAATGCTGGGCCTCGCTCGATATTCCGGGTGGTCCGCAACTGCTTTGGCATCCTGCCGGAGAGCTAGTGCCGATCCATGCCGCGACCCGTTACAACGCGACATCGCGCAAACTCGTTCTGGCTTACAAGCATGGCGGCAAGATCGGCTTATCGCGGTTGATGGCGCAGCTTATGGCATCGCACCTGCCGCCGCCGGGACAGAGCCATCGTCCTCCGCTGCTTATTCCGGTGCCGTTGCATCGCTGGCGATTGTGGGGACGCGGATTCAACCAGTCGGCGGTGCTTGCGCAGGAATTGGCCAAGTTGGGCAGGGGGCAGGCGATGGTTGGCGCGCTTCAGCGGCATCGGCGCACGCCTTCGCTCGGAGGGCTGGGCGCGCAGCAACGCGACCTTGCCCTGAAGGGTGCGATCAGGCTGAGCGCCGGATTTGCCGCAAGGATCAAGGCGCGCGATGTGGTGTTGGTCGACGACGTGCTGACCAGCGGCGCTACCAGCCGCGCCTGCGTGGCGGCGCTTCAGGCTGCGCATCCTGCGTCGATTGCGATCACGTGCTTTGCGCAGGTCACGGACTGA
- a CDS encoding MerR family transcriptional regulator, whose product MATAPAPLPADSSSDARRNGAHLERPDVHEREQFTISDLTSEFGCTARALRFYEDEGLISPARVGLTRVYSKRDRARLAWIMRAKNVGFSLTEIREMIDLYDLDDGRVEQRRVTIEKCRIHIAKLTAQRDDIDSAINELTDFVGEIEKLDLR is encoded by the coding sequence ATGGCCACTGCACCCGCTCCGCTTCCCGCCGATTCGTCCAGCGATGCCCGCCGCAATGGCGCTCATCTTGAACGGCCCGATGTTCATGAACGCGAACAGTTCACCATTTCCGATCTGACTTCGGAATTCGGCTGCACGGCGCGCGCGCTCCGCTTTTACGAGGACGAGGGACTGATCAGTCCCGCGCGCGTCGGCTTGACCCGGGTCTATTCCAAGCGCGACCGCGCCCGGCTTGCGTGGATCATGCGCGCCAAGAATGTCGGCTTCTCGCTCACCGAAATCCGCGAAATGATCGACCTTTACGATCTTGATGACGGACGCGTTGAACAGCGGCGGGTGACGATCGAAAAATGCCGCATTCACATCGCCAAGTTGACGGCGCAGCGCGATGACATCGATTCGGCCATCAACGAGCTTACCGACTTCGTTGGCGAGATCGAAAAGCTCGATCTGCGCTGA